One window of the Dermacentor andersoni chromosome 10, qqDerAnde1_hic_scaffold, whole genome shotgun sequence genome contains the following:
- the LOC126544745 gene encoding ATP synthase subunit g, mitochondrial-like encodes MSRAVANLTASLVKNGKPKFETFMKYARVEMVPPSPRELPEVFRGFGQLVSTAKSGAWKNFTVKEATVNTMIGMEVLFWFFIGECIGKRSIVGYQV; translated from the coding sequence ATGTCAAGGGCCGTGGCCAACCTGACGGCGTCTCTTGTCAAGAATGGCAAGCCCAAGTTCGAGACTTTCATGAAGTACGCCCGCGTTGAGATGGTGCCCCCGTCCCCACGCGAGTTGCCCGAGGTGTTCCGGGGCTTCGGTCAGCTCGTCAGCACGGCAAAGTCTGGCGCATGGAAGAACTTTACTGTTAAGGAAGCCACGGTCAACACGATGATCGGAATGGAAGTTCTTTTCTGGTTCTTCATTGGCGAGTGCATCGGCAAGCGAAGTATAGTTGGATACCAGGTTTAG